Proteins from a single region of Novosphingobium sp. CECT 9465:
- a CDS encoding TIGR00730 family Rossman fold protein — protein sequence MTEEEKQHDLTKRKFYKAEQEAGFADSQPKTTPQQQDPAYRLAFRDTDFLLREELRPVRFQLELLKPDMLLDEAGIGSTLVIYGSARIPSPEMAEAAMATATTPEKKAVIERLAAKAKYYDEAYKLAQTASSCGVVEDGKRQFVICSGGGPSIMEAANRGAEEAGAESIGLNIVLPHEQAPNSYVTPHLSFQFHYFALRKMHFLLRARAVAVFPGGFGTFDEFFELLTLIQTGKMKPIPIMLFGKDYWNRVVNFQALAEEGVINFEDLELFTMVETADEAWSHIVKFYDLDCG from the coding sequence ATGACAGAAGAAGAAAAGCAGCACGACCTTACCAAACGCAAGTTCTACAAGGCCGAACAGGAAGCCGGGTTCGCAGATAGCCAGCCCAAGACTACCCCGCAGCAGCAAGACCCGGCCTATCGGCTGGCGTTCCGTGATACCGATTTCCTCCTGCGCGAGGAATTGCGGCCCGTGCGGTTCCAGCTTGAACTGCTCAAGCCCGACATGTTGCTCGACGAAGCGGGCATCGGCTCCACGCTGGTCATCTATGGATCGGCGCGCATTCCTTCACCTGAAATGGCCGAAGCCGCGATGGCCACGGCAACCACGCCCGAAAAAAAGGCCGTGATCGAACGGTTGGCCGCCAAGGCCAAGTATTATGACGAAGCCTACAAGCTGGCACAGACTGCCAGCAGTTGCGGCGTGGTCGAGGACGGCAAGCGCCAGTTCGTGATATGCTCTGGCGGCGGCCCTTCGATCATGGAGGCCGCCAATCGCGGCGCGGAGGAAGCAGGCGCGGAATCGATCGGGCTGAATATTGTCCTGCCGCACGAACAGGCGCCCAACAGCTATGTTACGCCACATTTGTCGTTCCAGTTCCATTACTTCGCGCTGCGCAAGATGCATTTCCTGTTGCGCGCCCGCGCCGTGGCGGTGTTCCCCGGCGGTTTCGGCACGTTCGATGAATTTTTCGAACTGCTGACCCTGATCCAGACCGGCAAGATGAAGCCGATCCCAATCATGCTGTTCGGCAAGGATTACTGGAACCGCGTGGTCAATTTCCAGGCGCTGGCCGAAGAAGGCGTGATCAATTTCGAGGATCTGGAACTGTTCACCATGGTCGAGACGGCGGATGAGGCATGGTCGCACATCGTGAAGTTCTACGATCTCGATTGCGGGTGA
- a CDS encoding GNAT family N-acetyltransferase, protein MIRTPRLLLRPVREADDFAAMHAILCQPRAMAYWSTPPHDADDQTREWLANMAAIEPALGEDFIVEFEGRVIGKAGFYRFPDLGYLFDPAVWGRGLGREAVGAVIARGFEVHNLPRITADVDPRNKASMGLLQRLGLTETHRQARTWLVGDMWCDSVYFAMTREDWDQRTA, encoded by the coding sequence GTGATCCGTACGCCCCGGCTGCTGCTCAGGCCCGTGCGTGAGGCAGACGATTTTGCCGCCATGCATGCCATCCTGTGCCAGCCCAGGGCGATGGCCTACTGGTCCACTCCGCCGCATGACGCTGACGATCAGACGCGCGAGTGGCTGGCCAACATGGCGGCAATCGAACCTGCGCTGGGTGAGGATTTCATCGTCGAGTTCGAAGGCCGGGTAATCGGCAAGGCGGGCTTCTATCGCTTCCCCGATCTCGGCTACCTGTTCGATCCGGCAGTGTGGGGCAGGGGCCTTGGCCGCGAGGCAGTGGGGGCGGTGATCGCGCGCGGTTTCGAAGTCCATAATCTGCCGCGCATTACGGCTGATGTCGATCCGCGCAACAAGGCATCAATGGGCCTGCTCCAGCGGCTGGGCTTGACCGAAACCCACCGTCAGGCGCGCACCTGGCTGGTCGGCGATATGTGGTGCGACAGCGTGTATTTCGCGATGACCCGCGAGGACTGGGATCAGCGCACCGCCTGA
- the nirD gene encoding nitrite reductase small subunit NirD: protein MIGDWLDIGPVDQITPGTARTLPVVGADEIAVFRTQANEFYALVNKCPHKQGPLSQGIVHGNVVACPLHNWNISLKTGEALGEDKGCVPTIPLRVDAGRIYLLRSAVVGKRAA from the coding sequence ATGATCGGCGATTGGCTCGATATCGGCCCGGTGGACCAGATCACCCCCGGCACCGCGCGCACTTTGCCAGTGGTGGGGGCCGATGAAATCGCGGTGTTCCGTACACAGGCGAATGAATTCTACGCTCTCGTCAACAAGTGCCCGCACAAGCAGGGTCCGCTGAGCCAGGGCATCGTCCATGGCAATGTCGTGGCCTGTCCCTTACACAACTGGAACATCTCGTTGAAAACCGGCGAGGCGCTGGGCGAGGACAAGGGCTGCGTACCGACAATCCCGCTGCGGGTTGATGCGGGCCGCATTTACTTGCTGCGCTCGGCGGTCGTGGGCAAGCGCGCAGCGTGA
- the nirB gene encoding nitrite reductase large subunit NirB, whose protein sequence is METERSAGVRQRLVVIGNGMAGCRAVEEILARDPARFDVTIFGAEPRVNYNRIMLSPVLAGEKAFEDIVINGDDWYTDNAITLVSGDPVVSIDRATQTVVAQSGRVEPYDRLLIATGSDPFIIPVPGKDLAGVVTFRDLDDVEKMLAAAEKGGSAVVIGGGLLGLEAAHGLSLRGMKVTVVHLMPTLMERQLDEAAGYLLKTELERRGQTIVTGGDTAEIVGKDGHVSAVRLKDGREFAADIVVMAVGIRPGTTLARAAGLEVERGIVVDDHMVTSDPAVMAVGECVQHRGNCYGLVAPLWDMCRALADHACEQPSGYEGSVTSTKLKVSGIDLFSAGDFSGGDGAEDIVMRDAARGLYKRVVVKDNKLVGAVLYGDTADGNWYFDLLKKGEDISDIREALIFGQAFASGGALLDPNAAVAALSDDAEICGCNGVSKGTVVASINAGACSLDAVRSTCKASASCGSCTGLVESLLALTLGGEVQSGPKTMCKCTSFSHDDVRRLILEKNLRAIPQVMQELHWTTPDGCSSCRPALNYYLLCAWPGEYEDDQKSRFVNERMHANIQKDGTYSVVPRMWGGLTNPRELRAIADVVEKYNAPMVKVTGGQRLDIFGIRKEDLPAVWADLNAAGMVSGHAYGKSLRTVKTCVGSEWCRFGTQDSTGLGVKLERMTWGSWMPHKFKIAVSGCPRNCAEATIKDFGVVCVDSGYELHVGGNGGIKVRATDLLCKVTTEEEVMEVCAAFIQLYREQAHYLERTAPWIERVGLDHVSSALFKNADTVKRLAARFRYSQTFCQDDPWAERVAGKDADLHQHLAQVRPLQMENAQ, encoded by the coding sequence ATGGAAACGGAAAGGTCAGCAGGCGTACGCCAGCGGCTGGTCGTGATCGGCAACGGCATGGCCGGGTGCCGCGCGGTCGAGGAAATCCTCGCCCGCGATCCCGCCCGGTTCGACGTGACGATCTTCGGTGCCGAGCCGCGCGTGAACTACAACCGCATCATGCTTTCGCCGGTTCTGGCCGGAGAGAAGGCGTTCGAGGACATCGTCATCAATGGTGACGACTGGTATACCGACAATGCGATCACGCTTGTTTCGGGCGATCCGGTCGTTTCGATCGACCGCGCGACGCAGACCGTGGTGGCACAATCAGGCCGGGTCGAACCTTACGACCGCCTGCTGATCGCGACGGGTTCCGATCCGTTCATCATTCCGGTGCCGGGCAAGGATCTGGCGGGCGTGGTCACATTCCGCGATCTGGATGACGTGGAAAAGATGCTGGCCGCTGCCGAAAAGGGCGGTTCAGCCGTGGTGATCGGCGGTGGCCTGCTTGGGCTGGAGGCAGCGCATGGCCTTTCGCTTCGTGGCATGAAGGTCACCGTCGTTCACCTTATGCCGACGCTGATGGAGCGTCAGCTTGATGAAGCAGCGGGCTACCTGCTCAAGACCGAACTGGAACGGCGCGGCCAGACCATCGTGACGGGTGGCGATACGGCCGAGATCGTCGGCAAGGATGGCCACGTATCCGCCGTCCGCCTCAAGGACGGACGCGAATTTGCCGCAGACATCGTGGTCATGGCCGTGGGCATCCGTCCCGGCACCACGCTGGCCAGGGCGGCGGGGCTTGAGGTCGAACGCGGCATCGTGGTGGACGATCACATGGTCACCAGCGATCCGGCGGTCATGGCGGTGGGCGAATGCGTCCAGCATCGTGGCAACTGCTACGGCCTTGTCGCGCCACTGTGGGACATGTGCCGCGCGCTGGCCGATCATGCCTGCGAACAGCCATCGGGGTATGAAGGCTCGGTCACCTCAACCAAGCTGAAAGTCTCCGGCATCGACCTGTTTTCCGCCGGTGATTTTTCGGGCGGGGATGGCGCGGAAGACATCGTCATGCGCGATGCCGCGCGCGGCCTCTACAAGCGCGTGGTCGTCAAGGACAACAAGCTGGTCGGCGCGGTTCTCTATGGCGATACCGCCGATGGCAACTGGTACTTCGACCTGCTGAAGAAGGGTGAGGACATTTCGGACATCCGCGAGGCGCTGATCTTTGGTCAGGCCTTCGCATCCGGGGGCGCCCTGCTGGACCCTAATGCCGCCGTTGCAGCACTTTCCGACGACGCAGAAATCTGCGGCTGCAACGGCGTTTCCAAGGGCACTGTCGTCGCCTCGATCAATGCCGGCGCCTGCAGCCTCGACGCTGTGCGCAGCACCTGCAAGGCTTCGGCTTCGTGCGGTTCCTGCACCGGGCTGGTCGAAAGCCTGCTGGCGCTGACGTTGGGCGGCGAAGTGCAGTCCGGGCCGAAGACGATGTGCAAGTGCACCAGCTTCAGCCACGATGACGTACGCCGCCTGATCCTGGAAAAGAACCTGCGCGCGATCCCGCAGGTGATGCAGGAACTGCACTGGACCACGCCCGATGGCTGTTCATCGTGCCGCCCGGCGCTGAACTACTATCTGCTGTGTGCCTGGCCCGGCGAATACGAGGATGACCAGAAGAGTCGCTTCGTCAACGAACGCATGCATGCCAATATCCAGAAGGACGGCACCTATTCGGTTGTCCCGCGCATGTGGGGTGGTCTCACCAATCCGCGCGAACTGCGCGCGATTGCCGACGTGGTCGAGAAATACAACGCGCCGATGGTCAAGGTGACCGGCGGCCAGCGCCTCGACATCTTCGGAATCAGGAAGGAAGATCTGCCCGCCGTGTGGGCTGATCTGAACGCGGCCGGGATGGTTTCGGGCCATGCCTATGGCAAGTCCCTGCGCACGGTGAAGACCTGCGTCGGCAGCGAATGGTGCCGCTTCGGTACGCAGGATTCGACCGGGCTGGGCGTCAAGCTGGAACGGATGACCTGGGGATCGTGGATGCCCCACAAGTTCAAGATCGCCGTATCGGGCTGCCCGCGCAATTGCGCCGAAGCCACGATCAAGGACTTCGGCGTGGTCTGCGTGGATTCGGGCTATGAACTGCATGTCGGCGGCAATGGCGGGATCAAGGTCCGCGCCACCGACCTGCTGTGCAAGGTGACGACCGAGGAAGAGGTGATGGAAGTCTGCGCCGCCTTCATCCAGCTTTACCGCGAACAGGCGCATTACCTTGAACGCACCGCGCCGTGGATCGAGCGCGTTGGTCTCGACCATGTTTCTTCCGCGCTGTTCAAGAATGCCGACACCGTAAAGCGCCTCGCCGCCAGGTTCCGTTATTCGCAGACGTTTTGTCAGGACGATCCGTGGGCAGAGCGCGTCGCGGGCAAGGATGCTGATCTGCACCAGCACCTTGCGCAAGTGCGCCCGCTTCAGATGGAGAACGCACAATGA
- the cobA gene encoding uroporphyrinogen-III C-methyltransferase, giving the protein MTDLSKSDFPAGMVWLVGAGPGDPELLTRKAERLIRSASVVFHDALVGPEVIAMVPARARLVHVGKRSGRHSKDQATIDKLIVAAALAGERVVRLKGGDPSIFGRATEELEACRAAGVAVKVCPGVTAASAAAAGMGLSLTLRGLARKLVLVTAHARAGEELDLDWQALADPDATLAIYMGKAAAGDVSRNLIRAGMPPETPVALVQSASLPDERHFHTRLDLLPLAAKTALGDGPALLLIGKAMQERDAAPKRVADTVSADR; this is encoded by the coding sequence ATGACCGATTTATCAAAATCCGACTTTCCGGCAGGCATGGTCTGGCTGGTGGGCGCAGGGCCGGGTGACCCGGAATTGCTGACGCGCAAGGCCGAACGGTTGATTCGCAGCGCCAGCGTGGTGTTCCACGATGCGCTGGTCGGCCCCGAAGTGATTGCCATGGTGCCTGCGCGCGCGCGGCTGGTCCATGTCGGCAAGCGTTCAGGGCGCCATTCGAAGGATCAGGCCACGATCGACAAGCTGATCGTGGCTGCGGCCCTTGCGGGTGAACGGGTGGTGCGGCTGAAGGGCGGCGATCCATCGATCTTCGGGCGCGCGACCGAGGAACTCGAAGCCTGCCGCGCTGCCGGTGTGGCGGTAAAGGTATGTCCCGGCGTGACGGCGGCCAGCGCGGCGGCGGCGGGCATGGGTCTGTCGCTCACCCTGCGCGGGCTGGCGCGCAAGCTGGTGCTGGTAACCGCCCATGCCCGCGCGGGTGAGGAGCTGGACCTCGATTGGCAGGCGCTGGCCGATCCCGACGCAACGCTGGCGATCTATATGGGCAAGGCGGCTGCAGGCGATGTTTCGCGCAACCTGATCCGCGCGGGCATGCCGCCCGAAACGCCGGTGGCGCTGGTGCAATCGGCCAGCCTGCCCGATGAACGCCATTTCCATACCCGGCTGGACCTGCTGCCGCTGGCCGCGAAGACGGCGCTGGGCGATGGTCCGGCGCTCTTGCTGATCGGCAAGGCGATGCAGGAACGCGATGCCGCGCCGAAGCGTGTGGCGGACACGGTTTCCGCCGACCGCTAG
- a CDS encoding molybdopterin-dependent oxidoreductase, which yields MKDVRTTCAYCGVGCGIRATVTGERTVTIKGDADHPANFGKLCSKGTHLGETVGLEGRLLHPMIGDKQVGWDAALDLVADKMRVCIETHGPDSVAFYVSGQLLTEDYYAANKLMKGFVGSANIDTNSRLCMASAVAAHNRAFGEDIVPVTYDDLDDADLIVLVGSNTAWCHPVIWQRIEAAREARGTKIVVIDPRRTETAEQADLHVAVAPDGDVALFNALLADMVHRGLAPGEGGTVDHGVDPEVFVALADMVAEHPRMVTVFSMGANQSVAGTDKGNAIINLHIATGRINAPGMGPFSMTGQPNAMGGREVGGLANMLACHLGFSDAERADVAAFWQTDRLCGAPGLKAADMFRAVHDGRIRFLWVMATNPAVSMPDAGFVREALSRCETVVVSDVIADTDTAKFAHVRLPALGWGEKDGTVTNSERRISRQRALFSAPGEARRDWSIIADVASRMGHGAAFDWTCAADVFREYAAMTALAVAHGKVLDLTGSATISDDEYEAMVPFIWGGRHPMAGRAMHHVPVEARTRAVDPDYPLRLNTGRYRDQWHTMTRTGLSPTLSQHRREPLLEVHPADAVASGVVHGALAQVVTSSGQSTFRVCVTDAQARGQVFVPMHWTDAMASGGRGNLLPDQAVDPVSGQPGFKNNACRIAPVTSDWRAFLVRAEPVTPEGLTWWSRSRVAGGWLHELAGDGAVDADALLPAGDRIEAVDLVRGMRRIVMLDADGAFSAGLYITRAGQLPERDWIAAQLGQSLAQVPEMLAARPSTPAPDRGPMVCVCHGIGAKQILAAADGGACTVADVGKACAAGTNCGSCRPAIARLLREWNDKLVEPAE from the coding sequence GTGAAGGACGTCCGCACCACGTGCGCCTATTGCGGGGTCGGCTGTGGCATTCGCGCCACGGTGACGGGGGAGCGGACGGTTACGATCAAGGGTGATGCCGATCATCCGGCGAACTTCGGGAAGCTCTGTTCCAAGGGTACGCACCTTGGCGAAACGGTCGGGTTGGAGGGACGCCTGCTTCATCCCATGATCGGGGATAAGCAGGTGGGCTGGGACGCGGCGCTCGATCTGGTGGCGGACAAGATGCGCGTATGCATCGAAACGCACGGGCCGGACAGCGTCGCGTTCTATGTCTCCGGCCAGTTGCTGACCGAAGACTATTATGCTGCCAACAAGCTGATGAAGGGCTTTGTCGGCAGCGCCAATATCGACACCAACAGCCGGTTGTGCATGGCAAGCGCTGTGGCGGCGCACAACCGCGCCTTCGGCGAAGACATCGTGCCGGTCACTTACGACGATCTCGACGATGCCGATCTGATCGTGCTGGTCGGATCGAATACCGCGTGGTGCCATCCGGTGATCTGGCAACGGATCGAGGCCGCGCGTGAGGCGCGCGGCACGAAGATCGTGGTGATCGATCCGCGCCGTACCGAAACCGCCGAGCAGGCCGATCTGCACGTTGCGGTCGCGCCCGATGGCGATGTGGCGCTGTTCAATGCCCTGCTGGCGGACATGGTCCATCGCGGGCTGGCGCCAGGCGAAGGTGGCACGGTTGATCACGGGGTAGATCCCGAAGTGTTCGTCGCGCTGGCCGATATGGTGGCCGAACATCCGCGCATGGTGACGGTCTTCTCGATGGGTGCGAACCAGTCGGTCGCCGGGACCGACAAGGGCAACGCGATCATCAACCTGCATATCGCCACGGGCCGGATCAATGCGCCCGGCATGGGACCGTTCTCGATGACCGGGCAGCCCAATGCCATGGGTGGCCGCGAAGTGGGCGGGCTTGCCAACATGCTGGCGTGCCACCTTGGCTTTTCGGATGCTGAGCGCGCCGATGTGGCGGCGTTCTGGCAAACCGATCGGCTGTGTGGCGCGCCGGGCCTCAAGGCGGCGGACATGTTCCGCGCGGTGCACGATGGCCGGATCAGGTTCCTGTGGGTGATGGCGACCAACCCCGCCGTGTCGATGCCCGACGCCGGTTTCGTGCGGGAGGCACTGTCGCGGTGCGAAACGGTGGTCGTGTCAGACGTGATCGCCGATACCGACACCGCAAAATTCGCGCATGTTCGCCTGCCCGCGCTCGGCTGGGGCGAAAAAGATGGCACGGTCACCAATTCCGAACGCCGGATCAGCCGCCAGCGTGCGCTGTTTTCTGCGCCGGGCGAGGCGCGCAGAGACTGGTCGATCATTGCCGATGTTGCCAGCCGCATGGGTCATGGCGCAGCATTCGACTGGACCTGCGCGGCGGACGTGTTTCGCGAATATGCCGCGATGACGGCGCTGGCGGTCGCCCACGGCAAAGTGCTCGACCTGACCGGCAGCGCCACGATTTCGGATGACGAATACGAAGCGATGGTGCCGTTCATCTGGGGTGGGCGCCATCCGATGGCGGGCCGTGCGATGCACCATGTGCCGGTCGAAGCGCGGACGCGGGCCGTCGATCCCGATTATCCGCTGCGGCTGAACACCGGCCGCTATCGCGACCAGTGGCACACGATGACCCGCACCGGCCTTTCGCCCACGCTTTCGCAGCACCGTCGCGAACCCCTGCTGGAAGTGCATCCTGCCGATGCTGTCGCATCGGGCGTGGTCCATGGCGCTCTGGCGCAAGTCGTCACATCATCGGGGCAATCGACGTTCCGCGTCTGCGTCACCGATGCGCAAGCGCGCGGGCAGGTGTTCGTGCCGATGCACTGGACCGATGCCATGGCCAGCGGCGGGCGCGGCAATCTGCTGCCCGATCAAGCGGTCGATCCCGTATCGGGCCAGCCCGGTTTCAAGAACAATGCCTGCCGGATTGCGCCGGTGACCAGCGATTGGCGCGCGTTTCTGGTTCGCGCCGAGCCTGTGACGCCCGAAGGGCTGACATGGTGGAGCCGTTCGCGCGTCGCGGGCGGATGGTTGCATGAACTGGCTGGCGATGGCGCGGTGGATGCCGATGCGCTGCTGCCTGCCGGTGATCGGATCGAGGCGGTCGATCTGGTGCGGGGCATGCGCCGGATTGTCATGCTGGATGCCGATGGCGCATTTTCCGCGGGGCTTTACATCACGCGGGCAGGCCAGTTGCCAGAGCGTGACTGGATTGCCGCGCAACTGGGGCAAAGTCTGGCGCAAGTCCCTGAAATGCTCGCCGCGCGGCCCAGCACTCCTGCGCCCGACAGAGGACCGATGGTCTGTGTGTGCCACGGCATCGGCGCAAAGCAGATCCTGGCCGCAGCAGATGGCGGAGCCTGCACCGTGGCCGATGTGGGCAAGGCCTGCGCTGCGGGTACAAATTGCGGATCGTGCCGCCCTGCCATCGCCCGGCTGCTGCGCGAATGGAACGACAAGCTTGTGGAGCCAGCGGAATGA
- a CDS encoding ABC transporter ATP-binding protein, translated as MATILSLKNLRKSYTGKAGGVSEVLGGIDLDVEEGEFIAILGFSGAGKTTLISAIAGLVEPDAGEMLLHGKPITGPDKDRGLVFQSYSLFPWLTVEQNVALAVDSVHKDRSRQARADLVRQKVQLVGLGHAMDRKPAQLSGGMRQRVSVARALAMEPEILLLDEPLSALDALTRAKLQDEIDRIREEEKRTIILVTNDVDEALLLADRVAVLTPAPAARIGQIFPVNLPRPRDREAVNDSVAFQKLRTEIVNYLGSLAGEKVAKGSDSGSLPNVTPLDLAPPPKAYQDAAKKGATRRYMEFWKLHKVYPTPKGPLTVVEDFNLMMDKGEFVSLIGHSGCGKSTVLTMAAGLNAISKGGIILDNREIDIAGPDKAVVFQAPSLMPWLTARQNVALGVERVYPHATRAERREIVDYYLERVGLADARDKMAAEMSNGMRQRVGIARAFALSPRLLLLDEPFGMLDSLTRWDLQDVLVEVWNRTKVTAIMVTHDVDEAILLADRVVMMTNGPNATIGKVLKVDLPRPRDRKALLKHPDFYAYRQEVLHFLAEYDHGPTDKAA; from the coding sequence ATGGCCACGATCCTTTCGCTCAAGAACCTGCGCAAGAGCTATACCGGCAAGGCCGGGGGCGTTTCTGAAGTGCTCGGCGGCATCGATCTCGATGTCGAGGAAGGCGAATTCATCGCGATCCTCGGCTTCTCAGGTGCTGGCAAGACAACGCTGATCTCGGCCATTGCCGGGCTGGTCGAACCCGATGCAGGCGAAATGCTGCTGCATGGCAAGCCGATCACCGGGCCGGACAAAGATCGCGGCCTGGTGTTCCAGTCCTATTCGCTGTTCCCCTGGCTGACCGTCGAACAGAACGTGGCGCTGGCGGTGGATTCGGTTCACAAGGATCGCAGCAGGCAGGCGCGGGCCGATCTGGTGCGCCAGAAGGTGCAACTTGTCGGTCTGGGCCATGCGATGGACCGCAAACCCGCCCAGCTTTCAGGCGGCATGCGCCAGCGTGTTTCGGTGGCCCGCGCTCTGGCGATGGAGCCGGAAATCCTGCTGCTGGACGAGCCATTGTCCGCGCTCGACGCGCTGACCCGCGCCAAGTTGCAGGACGAGATCGACCGCATCCGTGAGGAGGAAAAGCGCACGATCATCCTGGTGACGAACGACGTGGACGAAGCACTGTTGCTGGCGGACCGGGTTGCGGTACTGACGCCTGCGCCTGCCGCACGGATCGGCCAGATATTCCCGGTCAACCTGCCGCGCCCGCGTGATCGCGAAGCGGTGAACGACAGTGTGGCGTTCCAGAAATTGCGCACCGAAATCGTCAATTACCTTGGCAGTCTGGCCGGTGAAAAGGTGGCCAAAGGCAGCGACTCAGGCAGCCTGCCCAACGTCACCCCCCTCGATCTTGCTCCGCCGCCCAAAGCCTATCAGGATGCGGCAAAGAAGGGCGCGACCCGGCGCTACATGGAATTCTGGAAACTCCACAAGGTCTACCCCACGCCCAAGGGACCGCTGACCGTGGTGGAGGACTTCAACCTGATGATGGACAAGGGCGAATTCGTTTCGCTGATCGGCCATTCGGGCTGCGGCAAATCCACCGTGCTGACGATGGCGGCAGGCCTCAATGCCATCAGCAAGGGTGGGATCATCCTTGATAACCGCGAAATCGACATTGCCGGGCCGGACAAGGCGGTGGTGTTCCAGGCCCCCAGCCTGATGCCCTGGCTGACCGCGCGGCAGAACGTGGCGCTCGGTGTCGAACGCGTCTATCCCCATGCCACACGGGCCGAACGGCGCGAGATCGTGGACTATTATCTCGAACGTGTCGGCCTTGCCGATGCGCGCGACAAGATGGCGGCGGAAATGTCGAACGGCATGCGCCAGCGTGTCGGCATTGCCCGCGCCTTTGCGCTCAGTCCGCGCCTGCTGCTGCTGGATGAACCCTTCGGCATGCTCGACAGCCTGACGCGGTGGGACTTGCAGGACGTGCTGGTCGAGGTGTGGAACCGCACCAAGGTAACGGCCATCATGGTCACGCATGACGTGGACGAGGCGATCCTGCTGGCGGACCGTGTGGTGATGATGACCAACGGGCCGAATGCCACCATCGGCAAGGTGCTCAAGGTCGATCTGCCGCGCCCGCGCGATCGCAAGGCGCTGCTCAAACACCCGGATTTCTACGCTTACCGGCAGGAGGTTCTGCACTTCCTGGCCGAATACGATCATGGACCGACCGACAAGGCGGCCTGA
- a CDS encoding alginate export family protein has protein sequence MKSRILAAALLASPVALAHPAFAAEKPFGAPVPVSEDITFDPIIAARLRYEAVDQPTLDADAVTARLRAGFEIKHAPSHLSFLVEAEGTLGLQNDYNAFPFPLPGASQRRPGFSVVPDGESIDLNRLQVQYKTKAFALTVGRQRINLDDQRFVGSVGWRQNEQTFDAVRAEASLGPVTLDGTYAIQQDSIFGSEAGPRRSMDGDFVFLNAGAKLGPITAKAFSYMIDYDEAFAFANSSQTYGARLAGSVPLSKAVKLNVLASYARQMDLGQNPANYEADYVLGEVGLSSMGFTLTGGYELLGADKAAGKSFQTPLATLHKFNGWADLFLTTPAAGLEDYYLSLAKVLPKVKSLPGLNATVAYHEFRSDIGSTKFGTEWDASLGFKVRNVGLLLKYADYNAKAFGADKSILWLQAEVAF, from the coding sequence ATGAAATCACGTATTCTGGCGGCGGCGCTGCTCGCGTCGCCGGTCGCTCTCGCACATCCTGCGTTCGCAGCCGAAAAGCCGTTCGGCGCGCCGGTTCCGGTGAGCGAGGACATCACCTTCGATCCGATCATCGCGGCGCGTCTGCGCTATGAAGCGGTGGACCAGCCGACGCTCGATGCCGATGCCGTGACCGCACGCCTGCGCGCGGGGTTCGAGATCAAGCATGCGCCGTCGCACCTTTCGTTCCTGGTGGAAGCCGAGGGCACGCTGGGCCTTCAGAACGATTATAATGCCTTCCCGTTTCCGCTGCCCGGCGCATCGCAGCGTCGCCCCGGATTCTCCGTGGTGCCAGATGGCGAAAGCATCGATCTCAACCGGTTGCAGGTGCAGTACAAGACCAAGGCTTTCGCGCTGACGGTCGGTCGGCAGCGGATCAACCTTGATGACCAGCGTTTTGTCGGCTCGGTCGGCTGGCGGCAGAACGAACAGACATTCGATGCGGTGCGCGCCGAAGCCTCGCTTGGCCCGGTCACACTTGATGGCACTTATGCGATCCAGCAGGATTCGATCTTCGGATCTGAAGCCGGGCCGCGCCGCAGCATGGACGGCGATTTCGTATTCCTGAACGCAGGCGCGAAGCTCGGACCAATCACCGCCAAGGCGTTTTCCTACATGATCGACTATGACGAGGCGTTCGCCTTCGCCAACTCATCGCAGACGTATGGTGCGCGCCTTGCGGGCAGCGTACCGCTTTCGAAGGCGGTCAAGCTGAACGTGCTGGCAAGCTATGCGCGCCAGATGGACTTGGGGCAAAACCCGGCGAATTACGAAGCCGATTACGTGCTGGGTGAGGTCGGCCTGTCGTCGATGGGCTTCACCCTGACCGGCGGTTACGAACTGCTGGGCGCGGACAAGGCTGCGGGCAAATCGTTCCAGACGCCGCTTGCCACGCTGCACAAGTTCAACGGCTGGGCCGACTTGTTCCTGACGACGCCTGCGGCAGGGCTTGAGGACTATTACCTCTCGCTCGCCAAGGTTCTGCCGAAGGTGAAATCCCTGCCCGGCCTGAACGCAACCGTGGCCTATCACGAATTCCGCAGCGATATCGGCTCGACAAAGTTCGGGACCGAATGGGACGCCAGCCTTGGGTTCAAGGTCAGGAATGTCGGGCTGCTGCTGAAGTATGCCGATTACAACGCCAAGGCGTTCGGCGCGGACAAGAGCATTCTCTGGCTCCAGGCTGAAGTGGCGTTCTGA